A window of Eucalyptus grandis isolate ANBG69807.140 chromosome 4, ASM1654582v1, whole genome shotgun sequence genomic DNA:
attttgagTACATAATAACTCCCAATACATAAAATTTGACTAATCGAATCGAGTCGAGTAAAACTCATGCAATTTTCGAGATGTTATGTAATTGTTTAGGTAACCAAATCTCTGAAATGTGCCCttgatttataaataaaatattaaatatctaATGGAGAGAGGGTTCTGATTTATCGGCAAAAAAAGGcaacaaaggaagaaacaaGATTTCTCGTTGCACTCCAATCAGTCCAATCAGCCCATGTAGGAATTAAACGATCTAGACTATTAATTACAAATGGCTCTAAGTCCAACTTTAATTTTTCAGATACTTGTTTCATGGCTTTTGCGTTGTGATCACTTCTTTAAAATTATTGTGATCACTTATTTAGAAAAGTTCCACTTCGGGAGAATTGATGTGCTTTGACGTAGTAAATATATCATTATTGGCCCATTATTCATTAgcttgaatattttaataagGTGGATATAACTAGATATGATGGTTGATCTTGTGTTCTCCCATGGCAATATTTCTATCTAAAGGTATCTAGTTTCTATTGTGTATTCCCCACAAATGGCATTTGATTGTTGATTGATGACCCACTCTCAATTTATGTTATTGTTGAGTTAATAtctcaaaaaagaaatcttttgaCCAACGCAATTTCTAGGTAGCTTTCAAAATTTGGTCTAGTGGAAGACACCTAGGGTGAATCATACACAACAAagtggagattcaagttgataTATCTTGGTGCATAAGGATACTGAAATTATGGGAGAGTAGAGGTAACACTGAGCTCATATATGAAGGGAGGCTAGAAGGATATTTGAATTAAGGGAAAACAGAACTAACACTGACCTCACATGTGAAGGTAAGATTATTAATATGCATGTGTGAGTTGTATTTGAAAACTCCTACATCATAATATTGATGTGGTGTAGAGCAGTAGTTAATATATCCTTATTAGCCCACAACTGTTTAACTTAATTTTTGGAGTGAAGGTGGGTTATATCGATGAGCTCGGATATGAACTTTCTATTACCGATCTTCCCAACTGAAGGCATTTGGTCACTACTTTGCACTCccaacaaaaaatatattagatatCGTCCAAAATAAGTTCCAAGTAAGAAGGAGTAAGACTATTTTTAACCTTAAGCCAACTACAAGAGATAATAACATTATGATTTACCAAAGCAAACGACTTTGGTTGATGAAGAGAAACATAACAACAGTCGATGAATATAGAAAATAGTATTAAATGTCCAGCGTGATCAATCTTTTGGGCAAAATTATTTAAGAAGTCTTGAACCTATTATATGatagttaatttagtcataaacttattatatgacaaataatttaatcataaacctttaaatTGTGTCAgttaagttctaaacttattaacaatttgacaatttattcattcttgccaattttagtcaaaaatgGTTAATGTAGATGACTGCCGTCCTGTATAGCATGGTTGGCGCTAAAGTGAACAATACTtcctaatttttcttaaattttctgaagtttcattaattaatcatttttacttttcttttattttttttatttttttttccgtttttccAATGGTTGGGAGTGTGGCGATCGCTAACACAGGTAAGGGCTAGGATGTCCTCATCTACGCTTGTAGGCCACTCGGCTGGTGAGGACTGCCAGACCCTCGCTGCGTCCAGGAAGGGCTGTGATGCTAGTGAGGGCGTGGCGACCCTTGCATGATCTGGTGTCTAAAGTGATATTGGTCAAAATGGGAAAGCAGCCCCCGGTCGCCCAAAGTTGATATTGGCCATAGAATATGATTTCAATGTTGAAGTTGGTTACGTTTTTTGCACCCACCCGCCACTCACTTTTTTATGATCATTTAGTGGCACCATTTTATTGCCAAAGAATCCCACTCTTAAGATCCATAATATTTTATTGGCGGATGTTGACCTAAGCTAGTCGTTTCACTGATATAAAGCGATTCTTTCCAATACGAACATGAATCCCGACAACTTACACAAGATCACAATAAAAAGATagatgcaaaaacatttctACATATAATAGATGCACTAATATAGTttatgaaaagtaaaaaattccaATACATACACATGTATGGAGGCAAATATGTATGTATAGGTCGAAGTACCTAATCAGTGACAGAATGAAATAAACCACCGATCCACTTTTGACTAGGAGTGAGTGACCACCACAAAACTGACAAGCCTCTTAGAACCACATACTTTTGCACTACATTACATGCTTAATGGAAGCGTTTTGATTAATCACCCTTCAATCAATGAGAAAGGGAGCACTCCAATTGCATATGCGCTATTCATGATGAGTGAGCAATAGCAAAGCTTATCAATTTTGGAGGTCTAAGTCAGAACAGTTATCTAGGCCCATAGGAGAAGCAAAAGGTCCACTGAAGCATTATCAAGAGAGAGTGAAAGCGACTACAATTGAGCAACTTTTGGTCTATAAAAAGCCATCACACCCGTTTGGAGATGTACGCAAATTGAAAGACACTCACCAAGTCACTCCAATTGTGTCCTAGACAGTACCCAAACGACTACTATGGCCAAACAAAACCAACTCTCGTTCCTCACATCAGCCACTCTTTTGGTCATTATAGTTTCTGTTTCGGAAACACTTTCTCGCCCTCTTGTGGAGGAACACTTGTTAAAGCAACATGAGGAGTGGATGGCGATCCACGGGCGCATCTACAAGGACGCGGTCGAAAAGGCGAAACGGTATGAGATATTTAAAGAGAACGTTAAGCACATCAACGCCTTTAATAATGGTAAGGACAAGGGGTATAAACTGGCTGTGAATAAGTTCGCAGACCTAACCAATGAGGAGTTCCGCGCTTCCTACACCGGCTACAAGAGGAGGCCCACCAGGGTCCTGTCCTCTGTGGATGTGAAACCGTTCAAGTACGCGAACTTCACCGCCATTCCAGCTGCCTTGGATTGGCGAACCAAGAAGGCCGTGACGTCTGTCAAGGATCAAGGCGTCTGCGGTGAGTGGAATACCGAAATCGCGAATATGTCGAAATTCTAATGTCGTACTCAAGCTCTCAATAAACGCACCAGTAACAAAACTACACAACACAATTATATTATCTCTGTTTCACTGTTACATTCATTCTACACCAATCCACCACACAGATACattgtcttttattttgtaCATTAATTTGAACAATTTCTTTATGCCTGACAGAGGAAACTTATTATCTCCTTGTGCAGGATGTTGTTGGGCATTCTCGGCAGTGGCAGCTATGGAAGGGCTTACCCAGCTCAAGAAGAGGAAGTTGGTGCCACTCTCGGTGCAAGAACTTGTCGATTGCGATGTTAATGGTAAGGATAAAGGCTGCAGGGGCGGTTACATGGACAGTGCCTTTGAGTTCGTAATAAGCAACGGCGGCCTCACGACTGAGGCAGAATATCCTTACCAGGGAACTGACCGGACCTGCAACAAGGCCAAGACGGCAAAACATGCAGCCTCGATAACCGGATACCAGGATGTGCCAGCCAACAACGAGAAGGCCCTCTTGCAGGCCGTGGCGAACCAGCCTGTCTCGGTGGCAATCGAGGGGGGAGGGTTGAAGTTCCAATTATACTCAAGTGGCGTGTTCACGGGCTCGTGCGGGACCGACATCGACCACGCAGTCACAGTGGTTGGGTACGGGAAGACCTCTGGGGGGATCAAGTATTGGCTGCTGAAGAATTCATGGAGCACCGAGTGGGGCGAGAGCGGGTACATGAGGATCCAGAGGGATGTGAGCTCTAAGGCTGGTCTCTGTGGTCTTGCCATGAATGCTTCTTATCCAACTGCGtgaagaaaggagaagataaaaaaataaattatgagctTATATATCTCATACTAGTTATTGGGCGCTCTGCAGAAGAAGCGAGTTTTTAAGTAACGCTACgtcactcttttttctttttctttttgtgggggGGTGTCAAACAACAGAAACTCTATGTTGTTTGCAAAACTAAGGGCCTGCCAATTAAAGTTGTACCAAGTGTTTCAAATTGTTGTGTGGGCCAAGATAAAGAATATGTTCTAATGAATGCATGAAATGGTTTAATCAGCTTGATTTGAAGTACTGAACTTTGTCCAACACCAGAAGAATGCCATGAAGCTAAAGCAACGTCATTTGGGACAACTATTCCTTGATGGAAACACCATTGCAAAacttaaggaaaatgaaaacaacCGACCAAGGAAAACATATTGCAGTGATTCCTATTTGCTTGATAAGGTGGTAAACACCCGACTAATGACGAAATAAATTTAGAGGATCCCAATAATCCGTCTATGAAAATCCACACACTATAGTAAGATCATACGATATCACAGCTCATTCTTACATCATTCATTGCATTCACCAATTATGCTATGCCCTTCTACTAAGTTGAATGACGCCCAAAAAGAattagtaaaagaaaatttatcaatATTGTCTATTGGGATTCAACATAAGTCCGCTATTCCATAATGGGAGGTCTCAGAGAGAAGTCTGAGACATTCCTATCTCTACTCAATTTCACTCTATCaccttaaaataaatgaattgtaGACCAATTAAACTTGTGACCTACTCtctttgatttttatcatttcataTGCGACTTATATTCGACTAGTACCTCACGCATGAATTCTTACACTCTCTTATGTTCCTTCTATACGAAGGTGGACTACCTTTGCTCTATCCAATTGGAAATAGAAAAtcattgcaaaaaataaaaaataaaaaactagcAAAAGAAAGCATGTGGAGAGGGCCCTCTATGAATGTGAATCCGATTAATATATATTGTTGGATGAGATTAGATCTATGCGATCAAATGTCAAATGATGCATGCACATTAAGATCATATGCACCTAAGTTATTTTTATCGCTAAAGTTCATTTCAGTGCGAGTATTATccaatgactaaattgacaaagaCATTGTTGCGGGAAAATTCCCCTTCAGTTCCATCATTTGGAGGGTCAAAAGAAGCACCAAAGTTAATAACTAAGATGAAAAAACATGACATTGAGGGAGCTATAACATAGTGGAACATCGACGAGATGTGTAATGATGAAGATGTTCCATtctttccaaccaaaattcatTATGAAACTATCAATTATGTAGGA
This region includes:
- the LOC104440910 gene encoding senescence-specific cysteine protease SAG12, coding for MAKQNQLSFLTSATLLVIIVSVSETLSRPLVEEHLLKQHEEWMAIHGRIYKDAVEKAKRYEIFKENVKHINAFNNGKDKGYKLAVNKFADLTNEEFRASYTGYKRRPTRVLSSVDVKPFKYANFTAIPAALDWRTKKAVTSVKDQGVCGCCWAFSAVAAMEGLTQLKKRKLVPLSVQELVDCDVNGKDKGCRGGYMDSAFEFVISNGGLTTEAEYPYQGTDRTCNKAKTAKHAASITGYQDVPANNEKALLQAVANQPVSVAIEGGGLKFQLYSSGVFTGSCGTDIDHAVTVVGYGKTSGGIKYWLLKNSWSTEWGESGYMRIQRDVSSKAGLCGLAMNASYPTA